The following nucleotide sequence is from bacterium.
CCGCGGGCCGCATCCTGCTGGGCTGGAGCGCCCGCGCCCTGGTGGCCCATCCCGCCGTGGTCAGCCTGACGGTGACCTGCGCCGAGGCGTGGCGCGGGACGGCCGGTGCGGCCTTGCCCGAACGTCCCGCGGTCCGCTTCGCCGATCCCGGTCCCACGCGCACGGCGTCGACCTGGAACGCGCTGGAAGTCCTGCACGCGGGCGAGGGCCCCGCCGCCGCCGACCTCGTCGCCGTGCACGACGCGGCCCGTCCCTTCGTCAGGACGGAGCTGCTGGGGCGCCTTTACGAGGCCGCCCGCGAGAGCGGCGGCGCCGTGCCGGGCGTTCCGGTCGCCGACACGATCGTGACCTCCCGCCCCGCGGACACCGCCGCGGTGGCGTACCTGGACCGCGATACCCTGTTCGCGGTGCAGACTCCCCAGGTCTTCCGCTGGTCGCTGCTGTACGACGTGCACGCCTGGGCCGCGGCGGAAGGCGCATCCTTCACAGACGACGGTGGCCTGCTCGCGGCCCGGGGCGAGCCGCCGGTGATCGTGCCGGGGGACGAGGCCAACTGGAAGGTCACCACGACCGACGACCTCGCGCGGGCGTGCGCCTGGCTGGAGGGATTGGGTTGAGCGCTCCCTGCGCCGTCTGCGGCAACGCCGAGGGCAATCGACTGCACGAGGCCCGCGAGATGATGTTCGGCCTGCGCGACGTCTTCACCTACCTCGAATGCGCCGGCTGCGGCTGCGTCCAGCTCACGGATCCACCGGCCGACCCGTCGCGCTACTACCCGTCCGACTACTACGCCTACGCCGAGGGCGGTCCCGGGCGATGGGAAGGTCTCCGGAGCCGGCTCAAGGGAAGCCGGGCCCGGGCCCGGCTGCAAGGCGGCGATCCCCTGGGCGCAGTGCTGTTGCGCCTGCTCGGCACCACGCCGCGACTCGAATGGTTGGCCTGGATGGGGCTGGGCTTCGAGGCCTCGATCCTGGACGTGGGGTGCGGCGCGGGGGAGTTGCTGCAGGAGCTCCGCCGCGACGGTTTCCGGGACCTGCAGGGGATCGATCCCTTCATCGCGGCGGATCTCGACCTCGGCGGCGGGCTGCGCATCCATCGCCGCGGCCTGGCAGAGCACGCCGGGACGCATGACCTGGTCATGCTGCACCATTCCCTCGAACACATGCCCGACCAGCAGGACGTCTTCGGGCACCTGCAGCGCCTGGTCCGTCCCGGCGGCTGGCTGCTGATCCGCATCCCCGTGACCGACAGCTCCGCGTGGCGCGAGTACGGCGTCGACTGGGTCCAGCTCGACGCGCCGCGGCATCTCTTCCTGCACTCCTGCAAGAGCCTGGACCGTCTCGCGAGCGCCGCGGGCTTCCAGCGCCGCCGCCTGCTGCACGATTCCACCGGCTTCCAGTTCTGGGGCAGCGAACAGTATCGCCGGGACGTGCCCCTGCGCGATCCCCGGTCGCTGGCCTCCCGTCCAGCCCGCCCCCTGTTCGGCCGCGGTCGGCTGGCCGAGTTCGAGCGGCGCGCCCGGGCCCTCAACGCCGCCGGCGAGGGCGATCAGGCCGTCTTCTTCTTCCAGATCCCGCCCAGCTGAGATCGCCGAATCGATTAGGCCACGGCCGGCTTGCATACCCGCGAATACATACCTTTATTGTCGGTGATTGTCTGAGCACGGGACTCGCCCAGCATCGGCCCCCGACCGGACCTGGAGGATGATACATGTCTCGTCAGCGCAGCCTTGGCCTCGCATTCGCATTCGCCGGCGCCCTGTCGCTCTCGCTCGGTGCCGGCGCCGCCGCGGCGCAGGGCGAGTACAGCGTGCTCGGTCTGTCCGCGATGCCGGACGCCTACGTCCCCGAGGTCGAGGTCGATTTCGGACACGACTTCGAACTGTACGTCATCCTCGCCGGCCCCGGCGCGGTCGCTCCCCTGCCCTGGCAATTCTCATCCGTCGACTGGGCCGTCCTGCAGAGCTGTTGCGGCGGGTCTCCCGCCTTCATGGTCGAGTCCCATCTGGCCACCGACTCGCTCGTCCACGAGGGCGATCCGATTCTCGGCGTGCGCACCACCGCCCCGGACTGCTTCCAGTCGGATATCATCCTCATCGCCACGCTCACCTTCACCTGGATCTACCAGCCGACGGGGCCGTTCTATATGGGCGCGGCCGCCATGTCGGCCGTGGAGATCTGCGGGGAGGACACGCAATTCCTGTCGGGATGTTCGGTGCGTATCACGCCCCTGGGCGTCACGCCGGCGGGAAACCGGAGCTGGGGCGAGGTCAAGACCCTCTTCAGATAGAACGCGCCGGGCGGCGCCTGCACGATCCTACGGGTCCACCAGCGCCGAGCGAAAGCGGCCGGTCAGCGGAGCCGTACGCCTATGCGTGCGGCTCCCCTGCTTTCTCCTGCAATCTTTCCCGCCCGAATCGAAGCGACTTTCTTGATTGAGTAGAGTCCAGGGCACTATATTTGCGCACGTCAGAGGGTTCTCAAGGGTTTATGCCTCGTGCAGTTGAGGCGGCCCCGTGGCCCCCGGCACCAGCGGCATCCCGACCCGCAGGGAAGTTCCGGGAGAGACCGGATGGCCATCCCGACGACAAGACCGGCCCTGGCCACGCCGAACCGTGGCATCCGGCAGGCGGCTTCGACAGGAGATTCACGTGAACGAAAAAACGCAACAGGAAGCCCCTCCTGTGATCGAGATCAACGTGGCCTGGTGCAAGGGGTGCGCCATCTGTGTCGATTTCTGTCCCCAGGACGTTCTGGCGATCGAGAACGGAGTCGCGGTCGTGGTCAATCTCGATCCCTGCAACCGCTGTCAACTCTGCGATTATCGCTGTCCCGACTTTGCCATCACCGTGAAGTGATCGCGGAAAGGATCCTGGTCAATGACAGTCACCAAGAAAGACGACAGAGTCCGGGTGATGACCGGTAACGAGGCGTGCGCCGAGGCGGCGCTCGCGGCCGGGCTCAGGTTCTTCGCGGGTTATCCGATCACGCCGTCTTCCGAGATCGCCGAGGAGCTGTCGACCAGGCTGCCCGCCATCGGCGGCAAGTTCATCCAGATGGAGGATGAGATCTCCGCCATGGGCGCGGTGATCGGCGCCTCCCTGGCAGGGTCCAAATCCATGACCGCGACCAGCGGCCCCGGTTTTTCCCTGAAGCAGGAGAACATCGGCTACGCCTGCATCACCGAGGTCCCGTGCGTCATCGTCAACGTCATGCGCGGCGGGCCGAGTACCGGGCTGCCGACGATGCCCCAGCAGTCGGACGTCATGCAGGCGCGCTGGGGGACCCACGGCGACCATCCGATCATCGTCCTCTGCCCGCAGAGCGTGGCCGAGACCATCGATCTCACGGTGCGCGCCTTCAGTCTCACCGAGAAGTACCGGATCCCGGTCATCCTGCTGATGGACGAGACCGTGGGGCACATCAGCGAGAAGATCCGGATTCCGGAGTATTCCGAGCTGGAGATCTACGAGCGGCACAAGCCCTCCGTGTCGCCGGAGGACTACCTTCCCTACCGCCACACCGACGATGACATCCCCGAGATGGCCACCTTCGGGACCGGTTACCGGTTCCATGTCACCGGGCTGTGCCACGACGAAACCGGATTCCCCACCAACAATCCGGTCGAGATCGAGAAGCAGATGTACAGGCTCAACCGCAAGCTGGAGCGTTACCGCGACGAGATCATCGAGGTGGAGCAAGGTGGTGACGACGACGCCGAGGTCGGCATCTTCGCCTACGGCTCGACCGCGCGCTCGGCCAAGCGGGCCATGCTGATGGCCCAGGAGAAGGGCCTCAAGGTGTGCATCCTGCGGCCACGCACCCTGTGGCCGTTCCCCGACAGGGAGGTCCGCGTCCTGGCTGCCAAGGTCAGTTGCATCGT
It contains:
- a CDS encoding 2-C-methyl-D-erythritol 4-phosphate cytidylyltransferase is translated as AGRILLGWSARALVAHPAVVSLTVTCAEAWRGTAGAALPERPAVRFADPGPTRTASTWNALEVLHAGEGPAAADLVAVHDAARPFVRTELLGRLYEAARESGGAVPGVPVADTIVTSRPADTAAVAYLDRDTLFAVQTPQVFRWSLLYDVHAWAAAEGASFTDDGGLLAARGEPPVIVPGDEANWKVTTTDDLARACAWLEGLG
- a CDS encoding class I SAM-dependent methyltransferase, producing the protein MSAPCAVCGNAEGNRLHEAREMMFGLRDVFTYLECAGCGCVQLTDPPADPSRYYPSDYYAYAEGGPGRWEGLRSRLKGSRARARLQGGDPLGAVLLRLLGTTPRLEWLAWMGLGFEASILDVGCGAGELLQELRRDGFRDLQGIDPFIAADLDLGGGLRIHRRGLAEHAGTHDLVMLHHSLEHMPDQQDVFGHLQRLVRPGGWLLIRIPVTDSSAWREYGVDWVQLDAPRHLFLHSCKSLDRLASAAGFQRRRLLHDSTGFQFWGSEQYRRDVPLRDPRSLASRPARPLFGRGRLAEFERRARALNAAGEGDQAVFFFQIPPS
- a CDS encoding 4Fe-4S binding protein, which encodes MNEKTQQEAPPVIEINVAWCKGCAICVDFCPQDVLAIENGVAVVVNLDPCNRCQLCDYRCPDFAITVK
- a CDS encoding 2-oxoacid:acceptor oxidoreductase subunit alpha: MTVTKKDDRVRVMTGNEACAEAALAAGLRFFAGYPITPSSEIAEELSTRLPAIGGKFIQMEDEISAMGAVIGASLAGSKSMTATSGPGFSLKQENIGYACITEVPCVIVNVMRGGPSTGLPTMPQQSDVMQARWGTHGDHPIIVLCPQSVAETIDLTVRAFSLTEKYRIPVILLMDETVGHISEKIRIPEYSELEIYERHKPSVSPEDYLPYRHTDDDIPEMATFGTGYRFHVTGLCHDETGFPTNNPVEIEKQMYRLNRKLERYRDEIIEVEQGGDDDAEVGIFAYGSTARSAKRAMLMAQEKGLKVCILRPRTLWPFPDREVRVLAAKVSCIVVPEMNLGQIAHEVEWAAGGQAEVIKVNKINGEPISPTEILPAIEKAVK